One part of the Lotus japonicus ecotype B-129 chromosome 2, LjGifu_v1.2 genome encodes these proteins:
- the LOC130738047 gene encoding ras-related protein Rab7 isoform X1 has protein sequence MSLRRRTLLKVIVLGDSGVGKTSLMNQYVHKKFSQQYKATIGADFVTKELQIDDRLVTLQIWDTAGQERFQSLGVAFYRGADCCVLVYDVNVMKSFDTLDNWHEEFLKQANPSDPRTFPFILLGNKIDIDGGNSRVVSEKKAKDWCASKGNIPYFETSAKEDYNVDAAFLCIAKTALANEHDQDIYFQAIPEAAPENEQKGGCQC, from the exons ATGTCATTGCGAAGGCGAACCTTGCTCAAGGTCATCGTTCTCGGCGACAGCGG GGTTGGAAAGACCTCGTTGATGAATCA ATATGTGCATAAGAAGTTTAGTCAGCAATATAAAGCCACAATTGGTGCTGATTTTGTCACTAAAGAACTCCAAATTGATGACAGACTTGTCACTCTACAA ATATGGGACACTGCAGGGCAAGAGAGGTTTCAAAGTCTTGGGGTTGCATTTTATAGAGGAGCAGATTGCTGTGTTCTAGTGTATGATGTTAATGTCATGAAGTCATTTGATACCCTTGACAACTGGCATGAGGAGTTTCTCAAACAG GCAAACCCTTCTGATCCAAGGACTTTTCCCTTCATATTGCTTGGAAACAAAATTGATATTGATGGCGGGAATAGTAGAGTG GTTTCTGAGAAGAAAGCAAAAGACTGGTGTGCTTCAAAAGGGAATATTCCCTACTTTGAGACATCTGCAAAAGAGGACTACAATGTTGATGCTGCATTCCTTTGTATTGCCAAGACTGCTCTAGCCAATGAGCATGACCAGGACAT ATATTTTCAAGCTATTCCAGAGGCAGCTCCAGAGAATGAGCAGAAGGGTGGTTGCCAATGCTGA
- the LOC130738047 gene encoding ras-related protein Rab7 isoform X2 translates to MSLRRRTLLKVIVLGDSGYVHKKFSQQYKATIGADFVTKELQIDDRLVTLQIWDTAGQERFQSLGVAFYRGADCCVLVYDVNVMKSFDTLDNWHEEFLKQANPSDPRTFPFILLGNKIDIDGGNSRVVSEKKAKDWCASKGNIPYFETSAKEDYNVDAAFLCIAKTALANEHDQDIYFQAIPEAAPENEQKGGCQC, encoded by the exons ATGTCATTGCGAAGGCGAACCTTGCTCAAGGTCATCGTTCTCGGCGACAGCGG ATATGTGCATAAGAAGTTTAGTCAGCAATATAAAGCCACAATTGGTGCTGATTTTGTCACTAAAGAACTCCAAATTGATGACAGACTTGTCACTCTACAA ATATGGGACACTGCAGGGCAAGAGAGGTTTCAAAGTCTTGGGGTTGCATTTTATAGAGGAGCAGATTGCTGTGTTCTAGTGTATGATGTTAATGTCATGAAGTCATTTGATACCCTTGACAACTGGCATGAGGAGTTTCTCAAACAG GCAAACCCTTCTGATCCAAGGACTTTTCCCTTCATATTGCTTGGAAACAAAATTGATATTGATGGCGGGAATAGTAGAGTG GTTTCTGAGAAGAAAGCAAAAGACTGGTGTGCTTCAAAAGGGAATATTCCCTACTTTGAGACATCTGCAAAAGAGGACTACAATGTTGATGCTGCATTCCTTTGTATTGCCAAGACTGCTCTAGCCAATGAGCATGACCAGGACAT ATATTTTCAAGCTATTCCAGAGGCAGCTCCAGAGAATGAGCAGAAGGGTGGTTGCCAATGCTGA